From the genome of Desulfofundulus luciae, one region includes:
- a CDS encoding PIN domain-containing protein, whose amino-acid sequence MRKVRALDANVILRFLTNDVPEQANRCAELLKRIEAGTEEVWLPDLVLADIIWTLEKFYKQPKKQIRELLIPILNLRSLRFSSKKTAQKALQLYVEKNLDWTDAVIAAQMLARKQSEIYSYINWKVLPGLNLERSVEYEDTEHYRLTRDFLNNRARFFRHSLLILEFSPSSTFFHPQLGRFT is encoded by the coding sequence GTGAGAAAAGTGCGCGCACTCGACGCTAACGTTATCCTCCGCTTTCTGACTAATGATGTTCCGGAGCAGGCAAACCGTTGCGCTGAGCTATTGAAGCGGATTGAAGCCGGTACCGAAGAAGTCTGGTTGCCCGACCTAGTCCTGGCAGATATTATCTGGACCCTGGAAAAATTTTATAAACAACCTAAGAAACAGATCCGTGAGCTGCTCATCCCCATTCTCAACCTGCGTAGCTTACGCTTTTCGAGCAAGAAAACGGCTCAAAAGGCCCTCCAACTTTACGTAGAAAAGAACCTCGATTGGACCGATGCTGTTATCGCCGCGCAGATGCTTGCCCGCAAGCAGAGCGAGATTTATTCGTATATAAACTGGAAGGTGTTACCCGGCTTGAACCTTGAGAGGTCTGTGGAATACGAGGACACCGAACACTACCGTCTTACCCGCGACTTTTTGAACAACCGGGCACGTTTCTTCCGCCATAGCCTCCTTATCCTGGAATTTTCGCCTTCCAGTACCTTTTTTCATCCTCAACTCGGCCGGTTCACTTGA
- a CDS encoding AbrB/MazE/SpoVT family DNA-binding domain-containing protein, whose translation MFAKISKKGQITLPAEVRKLLNLRPGAHVRFVVEKDAARILPAEGGIETLKGAVKVSAPQDFKAARHKAMEERSREKSARTRR comes from the coding sequence GTGTTCGCTAAGATTTCAAAAAAAGGCCAGATTACTTTGCCTGCCGAGGTCAGGAAACTTTTGAACCTCCGTCCCGGGGCGCACGTCCGGTTCGTGGTCGAGAAGGATGCCGCCCGGATTCTCCCCGCCGAAGGGGGAATCGAGACACTCAAAGGCGCCGTTAAAGTTTCAGCGCCGCAGGATTTCAAAGCCGCCCGCCATAAAGCAATGGAGGAACGCAGCCGTGAGAAAAGTGCGCGCACTCGACGCTAA
- a CDS encoding CopG family transcriptional regulator, whose product MEYQNVTLSLPKEVLRRAKHIAIKRGTPLSGLLTYLLEELTRREDEYRRAKEYHLAMLDEFDLATKGNATWTRGDLHDR is encoded by the coding sequence GTGGAGTACCAGAATGTTACCCTTTCGCTACCTAAGGAAGTGCTGCGCCGGGCAAAACATATCGCTATTAAGCGGGGGACCCCGCTCTCCGGTCTTCTCACCTACCTGCTCGAGGAACTCACGCGCAGGGAAGACGAGTACCGCAGGGCAAAGGAGTACCACCTGGCCATGCTGGACGAGTTTGACCTGGCGACGAAGGGAAACGCCACGTGGACCAGGGGCGATCTCCATGACCGGTAA
- a CDS encoding GGDEF domain-containing protein, with translation MAVISGIIKGWEAASRFFSFPGVKRRTIFRNHSLKDPGLAGKVRENLQKSRPVVLLYFDLVKFHEVEQVSGFQAASKILAMFKKSLEREIPEIFPGIEILAVENLWGDDFVVLMAMEGWPEHGELQKIAVTSRIGIRERIKQEYLKITGGEPDIHVGYAVLSFKAENVESQLYTALREAQGMARGSISLETAMLLSEFREILDQARFEIVYQPIVSLRSGGILGWEALTRGPRESYFRSPDIIFSFAEKAGLLYPLERVCRRLALENLGDLGPDQKLFLNIHPRTISDPHFVRGETMRLIGEMGLKPSSIVFEITERHCIKDFPNFNKTLEHYRSQGYMVAVDDAGSGFSCLQSIAEIRPDFIKIDMSLVRDINLNSTKRALLETFITFAEKIGCAIIAEGIETGEELTTLASIGAHYGQGYFLGRPVFPKAYLDETVEVKVLRLASGRRNRAWKHAFPVGEITENAVSVRKDCLVREVKKILEENDLLDGVVVVEEGKPVGLVMRYRLDRYLGIQYGVPLYFERPITSLMDTSPLVVEEDTPIEIVSQVAMNRNRLKLYDYIFVTRNQMLKGVVSVQTLLDTMTRIRLEMARGANPLTGLPGNIAIEQELSRRARENEDCAVIYLDLDHFKSYNDRYGFESGDRVILFTAALLSSVVKKFGARNDFIGHIGGDDFIIITVPEKAEILCAKIARYFDRLIRRFYDPEDRAAGGIRGCDRSGGETFFPLISISMAIVECTGRDCLYDQKKFSEKAAQLKRYAKSLPGSVYVKDRRSRVD, from the coding sequence GTGGCCGTGATCTCCGGGATAATCAAGGGTTGGGAAGCCGCCTCCAGGTTCTTTTCTTTTCCCGGCGTTAAAAGAAGGACCATATTCCGGAACCACAGCCTGAAGGACCCCGGCCTGGCCGGAAAGGTTCGGGAAAACCTCCAGAAGTCAAGGCCGGTGGTGCTCCTTTATTTTGACCTGGTGAAATTCCACGAGGTGGAGCAGGTGAGCGGCTTTCAGGCTGCCTCGAAAATCCTGGCCATGTTTAAAAAAAGCCTGGAAAGAGAAATACCTGAAATTTTCCCCGGTATCGAAATCCTTGCCGTGGAAAATCTCTGGGGTGACGACTTTGTCGTCCTGATGGCGATGGAAGGCTGGCCGGAGCACGGTGAGCTGCAGAAAATAGCCGTCACTTCCCGCATCGGCATCAGGGAAAGGATAAAGCAGGAGTATTTGAAAATTACCGGTGGGGAACCGGACATCCACGTGGGGTACGCCGTCCTCAGTTTTAAGGCGGAAAACGTGGAGAGCCAGCTTTATACGGCGCTGCGCGAGGCCCAGGGGATGGCCAGGGGTTCCATCAGCCTGGAGACGGCCATGCTCTTATCCGAGTTCAGGGAAATTCTCGATCAGGCCCGGTTTGAGATCGTCTACCAGCCCATAGTTTCCCTGCGTTCCGGCGGTATCCTGGGCTGGGAGGCCCTGACCAGGGGGCCCCGGGAGAGCTATTTCCGCAGCCCCGATATTATTTTTTCATTTGCTGAGAAAGCCGGGCTGCTCTATCCCCTGGAAAGGGTCTGCCGCCGGCTGGCCCTGGAAAACCTCGGGGACCTGGGGCCGGACCAGAAGCTCTTCCTGAACATCCACCCCCGCACCATCAGCGACCCCCATTTCGTCAGGGGAGAGACCATGAGGCTGATCGGGGAGATGGGCCTCAAACCTTCCAGCATCGTGTTTGAAATTACCGAGCGGCACTGCATCAAGGACTTTCCCAATTTTAACAAAACCCTGGAACATTACCGCAGCCAGGGCTATATGGTGGCCGTGGACGATGCCGGCTCCGGATTTTCCTGCCTGCAGTCCATTGCGGAAATCAGGCCCGACTTCATTAAAATAGACATGTCCCTGGTCAGGGACATCAACCTTAACTCTACCAAGAGGGCCCTGCTGGAAACATTTATAACCTTTGCCGAAAAAATCGGCTGTGCCATTATTGCCGAGGGCATAGAAACCGGGGAAGAACTGACCACCCTTGCCAGTATCGGCGCCCACTACGGCCAGGGCTACTTCCTGGGGAGGCCGGTATTCCCGAAAGCCTACCTGGATGAGACTGTGGAGGTTAAAGTGCTCCGGCTGGCTTCCGGCCGGCGCAACAGGGCCTGGAAGCATGCCTTCCCGGTAGGAGAAATCACGGAAAACGCCGTAAGTGTCCGCAAAGACTGTCTGGTTCGCGAAGTTAAAAAAATACTGGAAGAAAATGACCTGCTTGATGGAGTGGTGGTGGTAGAAGAGGGAAAACCCGTGGGGTTGGTGATGCGCTACCGCCTGGACCGCTACCTGGGGATACAGTACGGGGTACCCCTGTATTTCGAGCGCCCGATAACATCGCTGATGGACACTTCCCCCCTGGTGGTGGAGGAAGACACTCCCATTGAAATAGTCTCCCAGGTTGCCATGAACCGGAACAGGCTCAAGCTCTACGACTATATCTTTGTTACAAGAAATCAGATGTTAAAAGGGGTTGTATCGGTCCAGACTTTACTTGATACCATGACCAGAATCCGGCTGGAAATGGCCAGGGGCGCCAACCCGCTGACCGGATTGCCGGGGAATATAGCCATCGAGCAGGAACTGTCCAGGCGGGCCAGGGAAAATGAGGACTGCGCGGTGATCTACCTGGACCTGGACCATTTCAAGTCTTATAACGACAGGTACGGCTTTGAAAGCGGTGACCGGGTGATTTTGTTTACCGCCGCTCTCCTGAGCAGTGTCGTAAAAAAGTTCGGCGCCAGAAATGATTTCATCGGCCACATCGGGGGCGATGACTTTATCATCATAACCGTTCCGGAAAAGGCAGAGATTTTATGCGCAAAAATTGCGCGGTATTTCGACCGGCTGATCCGCCGCTTTTACGACCCGGAGGACCGTGCGGCGGGAGGAATACGCGGCTGCGACCGGAGCGGCGGGGAGACTTTTTTCCCTTTAATTTCTATATCCATGGCCATTGTTGAATGCACTGGCCGCGATTGCCTGTACGACCAGAAAAAATTTTCGGAAAAGGCGGCTCAGCTCAAACGCTACGCCAAGTCCCTGCCGGGTAGCGTTTACGTAAAAGACCGCAGGTCCAGGGTTGATTAA
- a CDS encoding FAD-dependent oxidoreductase, with amino-acid sequence MGKKIPGTVWIFIGFIPWILYWALSGPGLWTEAVTAGLTAALVLNAYRFQQRQVKTMELVTLAFFVAHFAVTVVLGSPLFKTCSAVLAGAALAVMAWGTLLAGSPFTYQYACEDWPREYWRHPLFYRTNALITAVWGAIFTFNAALGVLALAWPEARLWLTVVVPNAAIGAGIAFSLFFPTWYPRHILAREIAAREPYRWPDPVFGPTRPAGEAEHDVIVVGAGIGGLTAAALLARRGLKVLVAEQHHRPGGFCTSWERHVRRDGERLRYVFDAGVHDISGLGPRGPLTNLLRRLEIGDRLEWRRVGHEYVLPGFRLKVPGTAEELVRALQARFPAEREAIAAFFAEMEGIYRDLYAGVERTGGVPCPPRTPGEMLAYPRTHPYAFRWMDLPYTVMLERFFQNASLKRFLLLLTGYLGDRPEALTAAQMAPLFGYYFDGGYYPVGGSQALADVLADVIEAHGGRVLLRAPVERILIEGGRAAGVILAGGQVHRAGAVIAGADVRKTFLELVGREHLLPDFVRRIEDLEFSTSAFAVFLGVDFVPDLEPVTLVHTVDGRGLGIMTPSRVDPGLAPPGHAAITLLTLVPRAEATTWDRRMPGYARRKREFGDALIALAERVLPGLREHIVFREEASPATFARYARTTGGAIYGPAAGQWRPPAKSPVERLYLAGAGVFPGAGIEAVVISGTLAADAVNPER; translated from the coding sequence ATGGGTAAGAAAATACCCGGCACGGTCTGGATTTTCATCGGCTTTATCCCCTGGATCCTGTACTGGGCGCTCTCGGGTCCCGGCCTATGGACGGAGGCGGTGACGGCCGGCCTGACCGCCGCGCTGGTCTTAAACGCCTACCGCTTCCAGCAGCGGCAGGTCAAGACGATGGAGCTGGTGACGCTTGCTTTTTTTGTTGCCCATTTTGCGGTGACCGTCGTCCTTGGTTCCCCACTTTTTAAGACCTGCAGTGCCGTGCTGGCCGGCGCTGCCCTGGCGGTGATGGCCTGGGGGACGCTCCTTGCCGGTTCGCCATTCACCTACCAGTACGCCTGCGAGGACTGGCCGCGCGAATACTGGCGCCATCCCCTCTTTTACCGCACCAACGCCCTGATTACGGCAGTCTGGGGCGCGATTTTCACCTTCAACGCCGCGCTGGGTGTGCTGGCGCTTGCCTGGCCGGAGGCCCGCCTCTGGCTCACCGTGGTCGTCCCCAACGCCGCCATCGGGGCCGGCATCGCTTTTTCCCTTTTCTTCCCCACCTGGTACCCCAGGCACATTCTGGCGCGGGAAATAGCTGCCCGCGAGCCGTACCGGTGGCCGGACCCGGTCTTCGGCCCCACACGGCCGGCCGGTGAAGCCGAACACGACGTCATCGTCGTAGGCGCCGGCATCGGCGGCCTTACGGCGGCGGCCCTCCTGGCGCGGCGGGGCCTGAAAGTGCTGGTGGCAGAGCAGCACCACCGGCCGGGCGGCTTCTGCACCTCGTGGGAGCGGCACGTGCGGCGGGACGGCGAGCGGCTGCGCTACGTCTTCGACGCGGGGGTGCACGACATCAGCGGGCTGGGGCCGCGCGGCCCGTTGACCAATCTTTTGCGCCGGCTGGAAATCGGCGACCGGCTGGAATGGCGGCGGGTGGGCCACGAATACGTGCTGCCCGGCTTCCGGCTCAAGGTGCCCGGCACGGCAGAGGAACTGGTCAGGGCTCTGCAGGCGCGCTTTCCCGCGGAACGGGAGGCTATAGCTGCCTTTTTCGCCGAGATGGAGGGCATCTACCGCGACCTCTACGCCGGCGTGGAGCGCACCGGCGGCGTGCCGTGCCCGCCGCGCACGCCGGGGGAGATGCTGGCCTACCCGCGCACCCACCCGTATGCCTTCCGCTGGATGGACCTTCCCTATACGGTCATGCTGGAGCGGTTTTTCCAGAATGCATCTCTGAAACGGTTCCTGCTCCTCCTGACGGGCTACCTGGGCGACCGGCCGGAAGCACTCACCGCCGCCCAGATGGCCCCCCTTTTCGGCTACTACTTCGACGGCGGCTACTACCCTGTGGGTGGCTCCCAGGCCCTTGCCGACGTGCTGGCAGACGTGATCGAGGCGCACGGCGGCCGGGTACTCCTGCGCGCACCCGTAGAGCGCATCCTCATCGAAGGAGGCCGGGCCGCGGGCGTAATCCTGGCCGGCGGACAAGTACACCGTGCCGGGGCCGTCATCGCAGGCGCCGACGTCCGCAAGACCTTCCTGGAACTGGTGGGGCGGGAACATCTACTGCCCGACTTTGTGCGACGCATTGAAGACCTGGAATTCTCTACTTCGGCTTTTGCGGTCTTCCTGGGCGTCGACTTCGTACCGGACCTGGAGCCGGTCACCCTGGTTCACACCGTAGACGGCCGGGGGCTTGGCATAATGACTCCCTCCAGGGTCGATCCCGGCCTGGCGCCGCCCGGACATGCCGCCATCACCCTGCTGACCCTGGTTCCCCGGGCGGAGGCAACAACCTGGGACCGCCGGATGCCCGGCTATGCCCGGCGCAAAAGAGAGTTCGGCGACGCGCTGATCGCCCTGGCCGAACGGGTGCTGCCCGGCCTGCGGGAGCACATCGTCTTCCGGGAGGAGGCCAGCCCGGCCACGTTCGCCCGCTATGCCCGGACGACGGGCGGCGCCATCTACGGTCCCGCCGCCGGTCAGTGGCGGCCGCCGGCCAAAAGCCCCGTGGAGCGGCTCTACCTGGCCGGCGCCGGCGTTTTTCCGGGGGCGGGCATCGAGGCGGTGGTCATCTCCGGCACCCTGGCTGCCGACGCCGTTAATCCGGAAAGGTAA
- a CDS encoding dual OB domain-containing protein, translating to MFARSPASSSLVLIEPENAYWYITKDIRNRRQVRAVFHLSGQPYNLVVTDPYCHGRLRNLPPGCYPFYEAPGLKQDDKILFTISLGEPFEWDNCCYKLVAGVIVLPRHWRNRL from the coding sequence ATGTTTGCCAGGAGTCCTGCTAGCTCATCCTTAGTTCTTATTGAACCAGAAAATGCCTATTGGTACATAACGAAGGATATTAGAAACAGACGCCAAGTGCGGGCCGTGTTTCATTTAAGCGGGCAGCCCTACAACCTTGTGGTGACCGATCCATACTGCCATGGACGTCTTAGAAATTTGCCCCCTGGTTGCTACCCGTTTTACGAAGCCCCTGGACTAAAGCAGGATGACAAAATTTTATTTACAATTAGTCTGGGTGAACCGTTTGAATGGGACAATTGTTGCTACAAGCTCGTTGCTGGCGTGATCGTTTTACCCCGCCACTGGAGGAATCGGCTTTGA
- a CDS encoding type II toxin-antitoxin system Phd/YefM family antitoxin, which yields MPVQVNIHEAKTHFSRLLARVKEGEEVVIAKAGKPVARLVPVTERPARRVPGSAKGRVGISTDFNEPLPENILEAFEK from the coding sequence ATGCCGGTACAGGTGAATATTCATGAGGCAAAAACCCATTTTTCCAGGCTTTTGGCGCGGGTAAAGGAAGGCGAGGAGGTTGTGATTGCAAAAGCCGGCAAGCCAGTAGCCCGTTTGGTTCCAGTAACGGAGCGGCCGGCCCGGCGCGTTCCCGGCAGCGCAAAAGGGAGAGTCGGTATCAGCACAGATTTTAATGAGCCACTTCCCGAGAATATTTTAGAGGCGTTTGAAAAGTAA
- a CDS encoding CHASE4 domain-containing protein, with protein MSLKTRIVLTLCAAFAILALVFFAVSHVIANSIVAELERDDLKQNIERALQALEREMAELDKYTEDWAAWDDTYIFVKEKNEEYIKKNLVDSTFEVLKINYAVIINTGGETVYARGYDPEEGKDIPVPREIVLPARQKASGLKGLVVTPEGPVLLAARPVLKSDDTGPARGTLIFGRILNDKHLKELSEITRLPLTLHPPGAVDFRKLQPAGSLENGEACYARIISPGESAGFTGIKDLQGKTALILQVNSDRRAARVFQSAEKAFSLYLALAAVLCCGLALFWLNRAVVSRLAKLTAAVTSTGYQFPLSSGFPVLGGRDELALLSAEIGKMLDRLEEYRREISDKEKKYRAVVENAAEAVVVVQEGVVKFANRAAAVHTGYTTEELVSRHFLDFIHPEDREAVWEHYRELLENKAILYAFPFRVIARDGSIKWAETNSVVVEWEGRPATLHFLTDITPRRILEEELQRLMAEKSLILDSLTELVIFIDRDMQIIWANRAAGQSVGRNPGDLFGAKCHEIWHGRSDPCQGCPVVQAMETGRVCAGEVASPDGRLWSITASPVKDEKGNVIGTVEAALDITERRRYEEQLKYLSLHDPLTGLYNRAFFQEELRRLSASREYPITVLVADLDGLKLVNDTLGHARGDEMLKACADVLRNSLRRSDILARIGGDEFAALLPGTDEKTGEDIMYRIRSRIDDYNKEHPELPLHVSTGFATCRSGDESLKDTFKKADDLMYRHKLVHRAGARNQIVGALLAALKEKDYLTAGHAERLKEMCLKMGEKLGLSPRQMADLALLAQVHDLGKVAVPDSILFKKGPLTEEEWEVMRQHPEKGYRIALSSPDLAGVADLILKHHERWDGKGYPLGLRGEEIPVECRILSIADAFDAMTGGRPYLKPRSKEEAIAELKKCAGSHFDPHLVDVFVSLFSDA; from the coding sequence ATGTCTTTAAAAACCAGGATAGTCCTCACCCTATGCGCCGCCTTCGCCATTCTTGCCCTTGTTTTTTTCGCGGTTTCTCACGTGATTGCAAATAGCATTGTAGCTGAGCTGGAAAGAGATGATCTTAAGCAGAATATTGAGCGGGCCCTGCAGGCCCTGGAAAGGGAAATGGCGGAGTTGGATAAGTATACCGAAGATTGGGCTGCATGGGATGATACGTATATATTTGTGAAGGAAAAAAACGAGGAATACATAAAAAAGAACCTGGTCGACAGCACCTTTGAGGTTCTTAAGATCAACTACGCAGTGATTATAAACACTGGAGGAGAGACGGTATACGCCAGGGGATACGATCCGGAAGAGGGAAAAGATATCCCCGTACCCCGGGAGATTGTTCTTCCGGCCCGCCAGAAAGCAAGCGGTCTTAAAGGACTGGTGGTGACGCCGGAAGGGCCGGTGCTGTTGGCCGCCAGGCCCGTTTTAAAAAGCGATGACACCGGGCCTGCCCGGGGAACCCTGATTTTCGGCCGTATCTTAAATGATAAGCATTTAAAAGAGCTCTCGGAGATTACCCGCCTGCCTCTCACCCTTCACCCGCCGGGGGCCGTGGACTTCCGCAAGCTGCAGCCGGCGGGCTCTTTAGAGAACGGGGAGGCCTGCTACGCCAGGATAATTTCCCCTGGGGAAAGCGCCGGCTTTACCGGCATTAAAGACCTGCAGGGGAAAACCGCTTTAATCCTCCAGGTTAATTCGGACAGGCGCGCTGCCAGGGTGTTCCAGTCCGCCGAAAAGGCCTTCAGCCTTTACCTGGCGCTGGCGGCGGTCCTGTGCTGTGGCCTGGCCCTGTTCTGGCTGAACCGTGCCGTCGTATCCCGGCTGGCAAAGCTTACCGCTGCCGTAACCAGCACGGGCTACCAGTTTCCCCTTTCCTCCGGGTTCCCGGTTCTGGGGGGAAGGGATGAACTTGCCCTCCTTTCCGCTGAAATCGGTAAAATGCTGGATAGACTGGAAGAGTACCGGCGGGAGATAAGCGACAAGGAAAAGAAATACAGGGCGGTGGTGGAAAACGCCGCCGAAGCAGTCGTGGTGGTCCAGGAGGGCGTGGTCAAATTTGCCAACCGGGCGGCTGCGGTCCATACAGGCTATACAACGGAAGAGCTCGTCTCCAGGCATTTTCTTGACTTCATTCACCCGGAAGACAGGGAGGCAGTATGGGAACATTACAGGGAATTGCTGGAGAATAAAGCCATCTTATACGCATTTCCGTTCAGGGTAATAGCCAGGGACGGGAGTATCAAGTGGGCGGAAACAAACTCCGTAGTGGTCGAGTGGGAGGGGCGGCCCGCCACCCTGCATTTTTTGACTGACATCACCCCGCGCAGGATTCTGGAAGAAGAGCTGCAGCGGTTGATGGCAGAAAAATCCCTGATTCTCGACAGCCTTACGGAGCTGGTTATATTTATAGACCGGGACATGCAGATCATCTGGGCCAACCGCGCGGCCGGTCAATCCGTCGGCAGGAACCCCGGGGACCTGTTTGGAGCGAAATGCCACGAAATATGGCACGGCAGGAGCGATCCCTGCCAGGGGTGCCCGGTGGTGCAGGCTATGGAGACCGGCCGGGTATGCGCGGGGGAGGTGGCTTCGCCGGACGGCCGCCTGTGGAGTATTACTGCCTCCCCCGTTAAGGACGAAAAGGGAAACGTGATAGGGACCGTGGAAGCAGCCCTGGATATCACCGAGCGCAGGCGCTACGAAGAACAGTTGAAATACCTGAGCCTGCACGACCCATTGACAGGCCTTTACAACCGGGCCTTTTTCCAGGAAGAGCTCAGACGCTTATCTGCCAGCCGGGAATACCCGATAACCGTCCTGGTGGCCGATCTGGACGGCCTGAAACTGGTCAACGATACCCTGGGTCACGCCAGGGGCGATGAAATGTTGAAGGCCTGCGCAGATGTTTTGAGAAATTCCCTGCGCCGTTCCGATATCCTGGCCCGCATAGGGGGCGATGAATTCGCCGCTCTTCTGCCGGGAACGGATGAAAAAACCGGGGAAGATATTATGTACCGGATACGCTCCCGGATCGATGACTACAACAAAGAACACCCCGAGCTGCCCCTGCACGTGTCTACAGGCTTTGCCACGTGCCGGAGCGGGGACGAATCCCTCAAAGACACCTTCAAGAAGGCCGACGACCTCATGTACCGCCATAAGCTTGTTCACAGGGCCGGCGCGCGAAACCAGATCGTGGGCGCCCTGCTGGCAGCCCTCAAAGAAAAGGATTACCTCACCGCGGGGCACGCCGAAAGGCTGAAAGAAATGTGCCTTAAAATGGGCGAGAAACTGGGGCTTTCTCCCCGGCAGATGGCAGACCTGGCCCTTTTGGCCCAGGTCCATGACCTGGGCAAGGTTGCCGTGCCGGACAGCATTTTATTCAAGAAAGGCCCGCTTACAGAGGAAGAATGGGAGGTCATGCGCCAGCACCCCGAAAAGGGCTACCGCATCGCCCTGTCCTCCCCCGACCTCGCCGGGGTGGCAGACTTGATTCTCAAGCACCACGAAAGGTGGGACGGGAAGGGATACCCCCTGGGGCTGAGAGGAGAAGAGATACCGGTGGAATGCCGCATCCTGTCCATTGCCGATGCCTTTGACGCCATGACCGGCGGGCGGCCGTACCTAAAGCCCAGGAGCAAAGAAGAGGCGATAGCAGAGCTTAAAAAGTGCGCGGGAAGCCATTTCGACCCGCACCTGGTTGATGTCTTTGTTTCCCTGTTTTCAGATGCATGA
- a CDS encoding biotin transporter BioY gives MKLSPRDMALAALFAALAAVAAMLSRFFITPYVPFSLVPFVVMLAGGLLGARVGALSMLIYVLLGLVGLPVFETAPFGGPAYVLKPTFGFLLGFIGGAWVTGALAPKQKDPGVVPLFLAMVAGLAVIYVIGLPYLYVILNFYMGKTFSALQVIKIGFLPFIGFDLLKAALAAVLARLVYRRLHGLGGGSTGRVR, from the coding sequence ATGAAACTATCACCCCGGGATATGGCTCTGGCCGCCCTCTTTGCCGCCCTGGCGGCCGTGGCGGCCATGTTGTCCCGCTTCTTCATCACGCCTTATGTACCATTTAGCCTGGTGCCCTTTGTGGTTATGCTGGCCGGCGGGCTTCTAGGTGCCCGGGTGGGAGCTCTGAGCATGCTGATCTACGTGCTGCTGGGCCTTGTCGGCCTGCCGGTCTTCGAGACGGCCCCCTTTGGCGGCCCGGCCTATGTGCTGAAGCCCACCTTCGGCTTCCTGCTGGGCTTTATCGGGGGCGCCTGGGTTACGGGAGCCCTGGCCCCCAAGCAAAAGGACCCGGGCGTGGTACCCCTGTTTTTGGCTATGGTCGCCGGCCTGGCGGTAATCTACGTCATCGGACTGCCTTACCTCTACGTAATACTCAATTTTTACATGGGCAAAACCTTCTCCGCCCTGCAGGTAATTAAGATAGGATTCCTGCCCTTCATCGGCTTCGACCTGCTCAAGGCCGCACTGGCCGCCGTGCTGGCCCGGCTGGTTTACCGGCGGCTGCACGGCCTGGGCGGTGGAAGCACCGGCCGGGTGAGGTAA
- a CDS encoding biotin--[acetyl-CoA-carboxylase] ligase, which translates to MKEQVLEMLVKGYPDFVSGEAICRSLGVSRTAVWKHIHALRGAGYDIEAVPHAGYRLVNIPDRLYPAEITRGLQTAFLGRSVYHYDQVESTNRTARELAARGVPDGTLVVAEEQTGGRGRMGRGWFSPHGRGIWCSVILHPAVNPMDAPPLTMLAAVAVARALRRTAGVEAGIKWPNDLLVGEKKICGILTELSAEMERINYLIIGMGINVNIDRHEFPPELREIATSVQIERGRRVSRVHLLQNLLAELEYWYRIWEKEGFAPVLACWKELNVTLHRPVRVFTQRETWEGWAEDVDADGSLVLRLPGGEYKRVVSGEVSLRAR; encoded by the coding sequence TTGAAGGAACAGGTCCTGGAAATGCTGGTAAAAGGATACCCTGATTTTGTCTCCGGGGAGGCTATCTGCCGGAGCCTGGGGGTTTCCCGCACGGCGGTATGGAAGCACATCCATGCTTTGCGGGGGGCGGGTTATGACATTGAGGCCGTGCCCCACGCCGGCTACCGCCTGGTAAACATTCCGGACCGCCTTTATCCCGCAGAAATCACCCGGGGGCTGCAAACTGCCTTTCTGGGACGCAGCGTTTATCATTACGACCAGGTGGAGTCCACCAACCGTACGGCCCGGGAACTGGCCGCCCGCGGGGTCCCCGACGGCACCCTGGTGGTGGCCGAGGAACAGACCGGAGGCCGGGGACGTATGGGCCGGGGATGGTTCTCCCCCCACGGCCGGGGAATCTGGTGTTCCGTGATCTTGCACCCCGCGGTAAACCCCATGGACGCCCCTCCCCTGACCATGCTGGCGGCCGTGGCCGTGGCCCGGGCACTGCGCCGGACCGCGGGAGTTGAGGCGGGAATCAAGTGGCCCAACGACCTGCTGGTGGGGGAGAAAAAAATATGCGGCATTTTAACCGAACTCTCCGCCGAAATGGAGCGGATCAATTATTTAATCATCGGCATGGGCATCAACGTCAATATTGACCGCCACGAGTTCCCCCCGGAGCTGCGGGAAATCGCCACCTCGGTGCAGATCGAAAGGGGGCGGCGGGTTTCCCGGGTGCATCTGCTGCAAAACCTGCTGGCCGAGCTGGAATACTGGTACAGGATCTGGGAAAAAGAGGGGTTTGCCCCGGTGCTGGCCTGCTGGAAGGAGTTAAACGTTACCCTGCACCGGCCGGTCAGGGTGTTCACCCAGAGGGAAACCTGGGAAGGGTGGGCCGAGGATGTGGATGCCGACGGCTCGCTGGTACTGCGCCTGCCCGGCGGCGAATACAAAAGGGTGGTCAGCGGGGAGGTGAGCCTGCGGGCCAGGTAG